From the genome of Seriola aureovittata isolate HTS-2021-v1 ecotype China chromosome 6, ASM2101889v1, whole genome shotgun sequence, one region includes:
- the LOC130171170 gene encoding piggyBac transposable element-derived protein 2-like, with translation MADKVAGMSSSSGISAKSFYSRRPWQALQQQGTYGTGTCRKNRLQGAQLKLKDEKQLRTEGRGACSVVTNAENITVTRWLDSSVIHMASSCAGQSPSDLAQRWSKKEKEMLNVPRPFAVKLYNQHMGGVDLMDQLVAMYPHRRKNKRWYMRVFFHFLDVTTVNAWHLYRMSGLENKNLLHFKASVARALINAGSIQTQRRGRPSTTPPPLKRRAVSKPAPEIRFGPGSHWPLLTEAKNANRCHDAACTRKTKYICMHCLVALCPGCFANFHSR, from the exons ATGGCCGACAAAGTAGCAGGAATGTCAAGCAGCTCAGGAATATCAGCTAAAAGCTTCTACAGTAGGAGACCCtggcag GCATTGCAACAACAGGGCACCTATGGCACTGGCACATGCAGAAAGAACAGGCTCCAGGGAGCACAGCTGAAACTAAAGGATGAAAAGCAACTCCGAACGGAAGGAAGAGGAGCTTGCTCTGTTGTCACCAATGCTGAAAACATCACTGTCACACGTTGGTTAGACAGTTCAGTGATCCACATGGCCTCTTCCTGTGCTGGCCAGTCCCCATCAGATTTGGCCCAGAGATggagcaagaaagaaaaagagatgctTAACGTCCCAAGGCCTTTTGCTGTGAAGCTGTACAATCAGCACATGGGAGGAGTAGATCTCATGGATCAACTTGTCGCGATGTACCCCCACCGACGCAAAAACAAACGGTGGTACATGAGAGTGTTCTTTCACTTCTTGGATGTAACCACTGTGAATGCCTGGCACCTCTACAGAATGTCTGGATTGGAAAACAAGAATCTTCTGCATTTCAAGGCATCTGTAGCTCGTGCGCTGATAAATGCAGGTTCCAtccagacacagagaagaggaagaccCAGTACCACCCCACCTCCTTTGAAGCGCAGAGCAGTGTCCAAGCCGGCCCCTGAGATCAGGTTTGGCCCTGGAAGCCACTGGCCTCTGCTCACAGAAgcaaaaaatgcaaacagatgCCATGATGCCGCCTGCACACGGAAAACCAAGTACATCTGCATGCACTGTCTAGTGGCTTTGTGCCCTGGGTGCTTTGCCAATTTTCATAGCAGATAG